From one Dyella sp. 2HG41-7 genomic stretch:
- a CDS encoding nuclear transport factor 2 family protein: MRALIDRYIDAYNRIDVDAMIATMHNEVIFENYTAGVLSVRTVGAYELRHLAESSKYLFSARHQTITRYAELDGVAHAQIHFQGTFAIDLPNGVRAGQSIALDGRSEYRERDGLLIYIADFSE, encoded by the coding sequence ATGCGTGCCCTCATCGACCGCTACATCGACGCTTACAACCGCATCGATGTCGATGCCATGATCGCCACGATGCACAACGAGGTAATCTTCGAGAACTACACGGCCGGCGTGCTGAGCGTGCGCACCGTGGGCGCTTACGAACTCCGCCATCTAGCGGAAAGCTCCAAGTATCTGTTCTCCGCGCGCCACCAAACCATCACCCGTTACGCGGAATTGGATGGCGTGGCGCATGCGCAAATCCATTTCCAGGGTACATTCGCCATCGATTTGCCCAACGGCGTGCGCGCCGGGCAAAGCATCGCGCTGGATGGTCGCAGCGAATATCGCGAGCGCGATGGATTGCTGATCTACATCGCCGATTTCAGCGAGTGA
- a CDS encoding dihydrofolate reductase family protein translates to MKASVFVGVSVDGFMARIDGGLDFLPEGGGEPHGYDEFMSTVDALVIGRKTYETVLGFNGWAYGEKSVFVLSSRELATPPANAIVQRMSGDPKDIVASLGEQGIHHIYVDGGLTIQGFLRAGLIQRLVITRVPVLIGSGIPLFGSLAHDIKLKHIATRSYASGLVQSEYEVAV, encoded by the coding sequence ATGAAAGCGTCCGTCTTTGTCGGCGTCAGCGTCGACGGTTTTATGGCCAGGATCGATGGTGGTCTCGATTTTTTGCCGGAAGGTGGCGGCGAGCCGCATGGCTACGACGAGTTCATGAGCACGGTGGATGCGCTGGTCATAGGACGAAAAACCTACGAGACCGTGCTGGGTTTCAACGGATGGGCGTATGGCGAAAAATCCGTTTTCGTGCTGAGTTCGCGCGAGCTAGCGACGCCGCCTGCCAACGCCATCGTGCAGCGCATGTCGGGAGATCCGAAAGACATCGTCGCCAGTCTCGGTGAACAAGGCATTCACCATATCTATGTCGATGGTGGTCTCACCATCCAAGGATTTTTGCGCGCAGGGCTAATTCAACGCCTCGTGATAACGCGCGTACCCGTGCTGATTGGCAGCGGTATTCCGTTGTTTGGATCGCTCGCACACGACATCAAGCTGAAGCACATCGCAACGCGTTCGTACGCCAGTGGACTGGTGCAGAGCGAATACGAAGTGGCAGTCTGA